In the genome of Myxococcus stipitatus, one region contains:
- a CDS encoding cyclic peptide export ABC transporter, which produces MKLVLFLIQRAKGRFALATLLGLVGGGMSAALIAVIGNALSGTMPTGPGMLTFAALAVLGLLTRFFSQVVLNSLHQGELQRMRLQLGRQILATPLRRLEETGPHRLQSALSNDIQAMSSSMGLIPVIFIDLTVVVGCLGYMAWLSWTSFLGTLVFLLVGGLIYWIPQERGVSIVRKVHGQQSLLFKCFRGITDGIKELKLNQARRAAFIRESFEPTTSALHHAHVRASRYYAAATNWGTFIFLVFIGLMIYAAPLVLDVSAKELMGYTLTALYLQQPLTTLMRNVPVLSQGTIALEHLEKLTLSPPDAGAPLLPPPRAFERLEVSGITHTYFRDNDDSRFTLGPIHLELVPGEIVFIIGGNGSGKTTLAKLLTGLYTPESGALRVDGRDITDENREQYQQYFSAVFSDFHLFDSLLGLAPAERARRLQGYLERLQLDKKVSIDTAGKLSTTDLSLGQRKRLALLASWLEDRPIYLFDEWAADQDPAFKDVFYLELLQELKRAGKAVVVISHDNHYFHVADRIIQLDSGRLVETTTTARKAEPLRAPVAS; this is translated from the coding sequence ATGAAGCTCGTCCTCTTTCTCATCCAACGGGCCAAGGGCCGCTTTGCCCTGGCCACCCTCCTGGGCCTGGTGGGCGGAGGCATGAGCGCCGCGCTCATCGCCGTCATCGGCAACGCACTCAGCGGCACGATGCCCACGGGCCCGGGGATGCTGACCTTCGCGGCGCTCGCCGTCCTGGGATTGCTGACGCGGTTCTTCTCCCAGGTCGTGCTGAACTCGCTGCATCAAGGCGAGCTCCAGCGGATGCGGCTTCAACTGGGCCGGCAGATCCTCGCCACGCCCCTGCGGCGCCTGGAGGAGACGGGGCCGCACCGGCTGCAGTCCGCGCTCTCGAATGACATCCAGGCGATGAGCAGCAGCATGGGGCTCATCCCCGTCATCTTCATCGACCTGACCGTCGTGGTGGGCTGCCTCGGCTACATGGCCTGGCTGTCGTGGACCAGCTTCCTGGGGACGCTCGTCTTCTTGTTGGTGGGTGGGCTCATCTACTGGATTCCCCAGGAGCGGGGCGTGTCCATCGTCCGGAAGGTGCACGGGCAGCAGTCCCTGCTCTTCAAGTGCTTCCGAGGCATCACCGATGGCATCAAGGAGCTCAAGCTGAACCAGGCGCGACGGGCCGCCTTCATCCGTGAGTCCTTCGAGCCCACCACGTCCGCGCTGCACCACGCCCATGTCCGCGCGAGTCGCTACTACGCCGCCGCCACCAACTGGGGGACATTCATCTTCCTCGTCTTCATCGGGCTGATGATCTACGCGGCGCCGCTCGTCCTCGACGTGAGCGCCAAGGAGTTGATGGGCTACACGCTCACGGCGCTGTACCTCCAGCAGCCGCTCACCACGCTCATGCGGAACGTCCCGGTCCTGTCACAGGGGACCATCGCGCTGGAGCACCTGGAGAAGCTGACCCTCTCTCCTCCGGATGCCGGCGCGCCGCTCCTGCCGCCACCGCGCGCGTTCGAGCGCCTGGAGGTCTCGGGCATCACCCACACGTACTTCCGCGACAACGACGACAGCCGCTTCACGCTCGGCCCCATCCACCTCGAGCTCGTGCCGGGTGAGATTGTCTTCATCATCGGCGGCAATGGCAGCGGGAAGACGACGCTGGCCAAGCTGCTCACGGGCCTCTACACGCCGGAGTCGGGGGCGCTGCGCGTCGACGGGCGGGACATCACCGACGAGAACCGGGAGCAGTACCAGCAGTACTTCTCCGCGGTGTTCTCCGACTTCCACCTCTTCGACAGCCTGCTCGGCCTGGCCCCCGCGGAGCGCGCGCGGCGACTCCAGGGCTACCTGGAGCGGCTCCAGCTCGACAAGAAGGTCTCCATCGACACAGCGGGCAAGCTGTCCACGACGGACCTGTCGCTGGGCCAGCGCAAGCGGCTGGCGCTGCTCGCCTCGTGGCTGGAGGACCGGCCCATCTACCTCTTCGACGAGTGGGCCGCGGACCAGGACCCCGCCTTCAAGGACGTCTTCTATCTGGAGCTCTTGCAGGAGCTGAAGCGCGCCGGGAAGGCGGTGGTGGTCATCAGCCACGACAACCACTACTTCCACGTCGCGGACCGCATCATCCAGCTCGACTCCGGCCGGCTGGTGGAAACGACGACGACGGCTCGGAAGGCCGAGCCCCTTCGGGCCCCGGTCGCCTCCTGA
- a CDS encoding NAD(P)-dependent alcohol dehydrogenase — MSASPRPLTEETRPAQGATPLEMNAIVLEQHGPPEVLRVRRLPVPALQDKGVLVRVRATAVSPGDCRMRAHKSPRDEQRGPKRVGLDVAGEVVSVGSAVTHLTPGECVYGFSMRSVASAEYALLPGSSVVAMPSSLTFQQAAAVPLSATTALQALRDVAQVKPGEKVLVVGASGGVGSFAVQLARILGADVTGVCSARHVALVRELGASRVLDHGQTDFTRAAERYDVVFNTTFARTFLACRRVLARTGRYVTVAQPPPRMDRMLGPLLPGPRFLAASVTPRGDDLRQLGAWIDSGQLLPVVSEVFPATRFAEAHRACEAGRSGGKLVVDMEALTQAGVTP; from the coding sequence ATGTCAGCCTCCCCACGTCCCCTCACGGAAGAGACCCGCCCGGCGCAAGGGGCCACGCCCCTGGAGATGAACGCCATCGTCCTGGAACAACATGGGCCGCCCGAGGTGCTGCGAGTACGGCGGCTTCCCGTTCCGGCCTTGCAGGACAAGGGTGTGCTGGTGCGCGTGCGCGCCACCGCGGTGAGCCCGGGTGACTGCCGCATGCGCGCCCACAAATCTCCCAGGGATGAGCAGCGCGGCCCGAAGCGCGTCGGGCTGGACGTCGCGGGTGAGGTGGTGAGCGTGGGCAGCGCCGTCACCCACCTGACGCCCGGGGAGTGCGTGTATGGCTTCAGCATGAGGTCCGTGGCGAGCGCGGAGTACGCGCTGCTGCCGGGCTCCTCCGTGGTCGCGATGCCCTCCTCTCTGACCTTCCAGCAAGCCGCCGCGGTGCCCCTCTCCGCCACCACGGCGCTGCAGGCGCTGCGGGACGTGGCCCAGGTGAAACCGGGAGAGAAGGTGCTCGTCGTGGGAGCGTCGGGGGGCGTGGGCTCCTTCGCCGTGCAGCTGGCCCGCATCCTGGGGGCCGACGTCACCGGGGTGTGCTCCGCGCGGCATGTGGCGCTCGTGCGGGAGCTGGGCGCAAGCCGCGTGCTGGACCACGGCCAGACGGACTTCACGCGAGCGGCGGAGCGCTACGACGTCGTGTTCAACACCACGTTCGCCCGCACCTTCCTCGCGTGCCGCCGGGTGCTCGCGCGGACAGGCCGCTACGTCACCGTGGCGCAGCCTCCGCCCCGGATGGACCGGATGCTCGGCCCGCTGCTCCCCGGGCCTCGCTTCCTGGCGGCGTCCGTCACACCACGCGGCGACGACTTGCGGCAGCTCGGCGCCTGGATTGACTCCGGCCAGCTGCTGCCCGTCGTCAGTGAGGTGTTCCCCGCCACACGCTTCGCGGAGGCCCACCGGGCCTGCGAGGCCGGGCGGTCCGGCGGAAAGCTCGTGGTGGACATGGAGGCACTCACCCAGGCCGGGGTCACCCCCTAG
- a CDS encoding glycosyltransferase family 87 protein, which translates to MKTKSATFGSASPLRAPGMGLLLLVPFVAITLATRAYVCPPAYVDLDFSAYWAAARLAFSPEGSPYDWVNLARVGKGWLPGHASVPPFIYTPAALWVFGVFQGLEFTTAARLMLVVNILAAASAFAFLSRTLEPRGSRRVLLSWTLYTLLFAPLYDSLGLGQVNPVLLLLLCIAWYSYQNDRLAWAGGLATAAAVFLKFHFGLLLLPVLLRRQWSLALWAVAFLGLGAGLSAAVLPFDAWAEWHEHVVSGSSLIRVPKGLPGVSERTNLSLPGLTGRFLLRNAVFPNNPIPREVASLVATALCALLVGAMAWVLSRSSRLPRTPERANWEVCLVLATAFEVSPVSWAPHLMFLLPVMYLLGRDVVLEPGAPVPQRVLLGTLILVLAVHPVFLMAQDLRVVLTVATLRALATLTLWSTLAVVLLRRSSGLFNS; encoded by the coding sequence ATGAAAACGAAGAGCGCCACCTTCGGCAGCGCGTCCCCGCTCCGCGCCCCAGGGATGGGACTGTTGCTGCTCGTCCCGTTCGTCGCGATCACACTCGCCACTCGCGCGTACGTGTGCCCACCGGCCTATGTCGACCTCGACTTCAGCGCGTACTGGGCGGCGGCCCGGCTGGCCTTCTCACCGGAGGGCTCGCCCTATGACTGGGTGAACCTGGCGCGGGTGGGGAAGGGCTGGCTGCCGGGGCATGCGTCCGTGCCGCCATTCATCTACACCCCGGCCGCACTGTGGGTGTTCGGGGTGTTCCAGGGCCTGGAGTTCACCACCGCGGCCCGCCTCATGCTCGTCGTCAACATCCTCGCCGCGGCGAGCGCGTTCGCCTTCCTGTCGCGCACGCTCGAGCCGAGGGGCTCGCGACGGGTGCTCCTGAGCTGGACCCTCTACACGCTGCTCTTCGCGCCGCTCTACGACTCGCTGGGCCTGGGGCAGGTGAACCCGGTGCTGCTGCTGCTGTTGTGCATCGCATGGTATTCGTATCAGAATGACCGATTGGCCTGGGCCGGAGGGCTGGCCACCGCGGCGGCGGTGTTCCTCAAGTTCCACTTCGGCCTGCTGCTGCTGCCGGTGCTGCTGCGCAGGCAATGGAGCCTGGCGCTGTGGGCCGTCGCCTTCCTCGGGCTGGGCGCGGGCCTGTCCGCGGCGGTCCTTCCCTTCGATGCGTGGGCGGAGTGGCATGAACATGTCGTGAGCGGCAGCTCGCTCATCCGCGTGCCCAAGGGGCTGCCCGGCGTCTCGGAGCGGACCAACCTGAGCCTGCCGGGACTGACGGGGCGATTCCTCCTGAGGAACGCGGTCTTCCCCAACAACCCCATCCCTCGCGAGGTGGCCTCCCTGGTGGCCACGGCGCTGTGCGCGCTGCTCGTGGGGGCCATGGCGTGGGTGTTGTCTCGCTCCAGTCGCCTGCCGAGGACACCCGAGCGGGCCAACTGGGAGGTCTGCCTGGTGCTGGCCACGGCCTTCGAGGTGTCTCCCGTCTCGTGGGCCCCCCACCTCATGTTCCTCCTCCCGGTCATGTACCTGCTGGGCCGCGACGTGGTGCTGGAGCCTGGGGCGCCCGTGCCCCAGCGGGTCCTGCTGGGGACGCTCATCCTGGTCCTGGCCGTGCACCCCGTCTTCCTCATGGCTCAGGACCTCAGGGTCGTCCTGACGGTGGCCACGCTCCGCGCCCTGGCGACGCTCACGCTGTGGAGCACCCTGGCGGTGGTGCTGCTGCGCCGGTCCAGCGGACTTTTCAATAGTTGA